The following proteins are co-located in the Eublepharis macularius isolate TG4126 chromosome 5, MPM_Emac_v1.0, whole genome shotgun sequence genome:
- the C5H6orf132 gene encoding uncharacterized protein C6orf132 homolog, with product MKKHHSVQGTISRLFGKKHGSSSSSPTTSLYVTNPPWLFTQEVAPDSSARSSGDIDGIYYGDSRFGTVTDSGTATLKPRPRVRPLLTFLPLNAQEAHGVAVPTPSVPEGFEEKAALGLGSQINGSYRKYNSVIDLRPKAFEDDYLADDEIPPPPSVPPPPPPPSVPLPTPPLPLPTSIELLPSPTSVEEPFLPPVEVPPPPPVPPPPPPAPSLSSLAPPSYPYSNLSSPTTPSPPDFIPPPPPLAFMDGAAPPTTPLLPPLHTPPFSNGVSKWKSETVLNLRQPEDDSHNPNLIVPLSPTQKEKELPQTSPDPHQTFPRSFKIPPPTPVRTSSISSGDKEPSPREEQAPKMVPHSRPALPPHFTVRTAATAHLEGEAREKDPLEKLTVEKPSIFITGSGSPKPTPESNGYSTSPLKCEIQKELVPQQAALKDCSQKPVTPRGEEPQLPSPDWTSSDDEDWKERSNLDKLKHELSALLSSSYRKEDRQLEKAAVHKSRTSTADCKQVNMEELKQAKPSMTGPQSPAGTDTERKEKVPGNVPSAGKVLTNNVNSNPDNKSTSTQANCVLKLKNELEALLSPAKDGGPPLAFANLRHNPEPKKQITLQFGGSESKIPKPTINQNTPMSELRGKEPEIPSAPANSSTYGNICKPPVSPLKPKPELMVPTAPSPASSGTASPVRTIAPSMELSHLQYKIHRTRFASTDSLPSVMSSQTAEEGPIPTNNNENQRDSVKRRFSETPAINRSTEQVNSNVLIHPVTGEEVERGSPMALLLAAQQRAQRGRCSASASRQNSYISERPQFKLSEKLRNSSQSETMSSTIYYNNTKPNTVMVIPKGPQRESSAAPESKQPNGASPSDSRACGLSNLGRKQHDKPLLFSSTSEQSRDLHKLRENESQNLPPNRCGASILGPGFLESSHSKQQDSSSMSATPLPSLTKPQTHTNSNEAEEGFSYEIIPPPPEFSNDDNGATDISSKGEEKLKGFNTSVDDQVSDKHVHFNHSSYTYGNSYSLISNPALESSGRPSAYSHHYSGGSYPAGYLSCYSNSRPLIKKRLYVSEPDGSYDRQAISARSINTPSSYSHNTVTYNSQFMEGMRRNSTHRNSNAQGRRLSLEAPAKIVTYNNAANDVKYKGQNGEYSTSTGRPSHGNLVFGGTANTFTVRPGTRQPISYTYQGGLR from the exons AATGCTCAAGAGGCACATGGAGTGGCTGTCCCAACACCATCAGTGCCAGAAGGCTTTGAAGAGAAAGCAGCGCTGG GGCTTGGTTCCCAAATCAATGGTAGTTACAGAAAATACAACTCAGTTATTGATCTGAGGCCCAAGGCATTTGAAGATGACTACTTGGCTGATGATgagattccaccaccaccatcagttcctccccccccaccaccaccatcagttCCTCTTCCTACACCACCACTACCACTGCCAACCTCAATTGAACTACTGCCATCTCCTACTTCAGTGGAAGAGCCATTTCTACCTCCAGTGGAagttccacctccacctccagtgcctcctccacccccaccagctcCATCTCTTTCATCCCTGGCTCCACCTTCATATCCATATTCTAATTTGTCTTCTCCTACTACTCCATCTCCACCAGActtcattcctcctcctcctcctctggctttTATGGATGGTGCAGCCCCTCCTACAACTCCCCTTTTACCACCACTTCATACTCCACCCTTTTCAAATGGTGTCTCCAAATGGAAATCTGAGACTGTTCTAAATCTGAGGCAGCCAGAAGATGACTCTCACAATCCAAATTTGATTGTTCCACTCAGCCCTACCCAGAAGGAGAAAGAACTGCCCCAAACCAGCCCAGACCCTCATCAAACCTTCCCCAGGTCATTTAAAATACCTCCTCCAACCCCTGTGAGAACATCATCTATTTCCTCCGGAGACAAAGAACCAAGCCCGAGAGAGGAGCAGGCCCCTAAAATGGTTCCTCACAGCCGACCTGCACTGCCACCTCACTTTACGGTACGGACTGCAGCCACTGCTCACTTAGAAGGAGAAGCTAGAGAGAAAGATCCTTTGGAAAAACTAACAGTAGAAAAGCCTTCTATATTCATCACAGGGTCTGGGAGTCCAAAACCAACACCTGAATCTAATGGCTATTCTACCTCCCCACTGAAGTGTGAGATACAAAAAGAACTGGTGCCACAACAGGCAGCACTGAAAGACTGTTCTCAAAAACCAGTGACTCCACGTGGAGaagaaccacagcttccttctccAGACTGGACATCCTCTGATGATGAAGACTGGAAGGAACGCAGCAACCTAGACAAGCTGAAGCACGAACTGTCAGCCCTGCTGTCCTCTTCCTACAGAAAGGAAGACAGGCAGCTGGAGAAAGCTGCAGTTCACAAGAGTAGAACAAGCACTGCAGATTGTAAGCAGGTCAATATGGAAGAATTAAAACAAGCTAAACCTTCcatgactggcccacagtcaccagCAGGTACAGACACTGAGAGGAAAGAGAAAGTACCAGGTAATGTACCATCTGCTGGCAAAGTTTTGACCAATAACGTCAACTCAAATCCAGATAATAAATCTACCAGCACGCAGGCAAATTGTGTTCTGAAACTCAAAAATGAATTGGAAGCTTTGTTGTCTCCAGCCAAGGATGGAGGGCCACCTTTGGCTTTTGCCAACCTGAGGCACAATCCAGAACCAAAGAAACAAATTACTCTTCAGTTTGGTGGCAGTGAGTCCAAGATTCCAAAACCCACAATAAATCAAAATACACCAATGTCTGAACTGAGAGGAAAAGAGCCTGAGATCCCTAGCGCCCCTGCTAATAGCTCCACATATGGAAACATTTGTAAGCCCCCAGTCTCCCCTCTGAAACCAAAGCCTGAACTTATGGTTCCCACTGCACCTTCACCAGCCTCTTCTGGGACTGCCTCACCAGTTCGAACTATAGCTCCCAGTATGGAACTTTCTCACCTACAATACAAGATACACAGGACAAGATTTGCCTCCACAGATAGCCTGCCCTCTGTGATGTCTTCCCAAACTGCAGAAGAGGGGCCAATCCCCACAAATAACAATGAAAACCAAAGAGACTCTGTCAAACGCAGGTTCTCAGAGACACCTGCAATCAACAGGAGCACAGAGCAAGTGAACAGCAATGTTTTAATCCATCCTGTCACAGGAGAGGAAGTTGAGAGAGGCTCCCCAATGGCTCTTCTCCTGGCTGCACAACAACGGGCCCAGAGAGGCAGGTGTTCTGCCTCAGCCTCACGACAAAACAGTTATATATCCGAGAGGCCTCAGTTTAAGTTATCAGAAAAGCTGCGCAACAGCAGCCAGTCAGAAACCATGTCATCCACCATTTACTACAACAATACCAAGCCTAACACTGTTATGGTTATTCCCAAGGGCCCTCAAAGGGAATCCTCTGCAGCCCCAGAAAGTAAGCAGCCTAATGGGGCAAGCCCATCGGACAGCAGAGCCTGTGGTTTGTCTAACTTAGGGCGGAAACAACATGATAAACCCCTGTTATTTTCCAGCACTTCAGAACAATCCAGGGATTTGCACAAACTCAGGGAGAATGAATCTCAGAATCTCCCCCCAAATAGGTGTGGTGCTTCCATTTTGGGTCCAGGCTTCTTGGAGTCCAGCCACTCGAAGCAGCAAGACTCTTCCAGTATGTCTGctactcccctcccctctctcacgAAACCTCAAACGCACACCAATAGCAATGAGGCAGAAGAAGGATTCAGTTATGAGATCATTCCACCCCCACCAGAGTTCAGCAATGATGACAATGGAGCCACAGATATTTCTTCAAAGGGGGAAGAGAAGCTCAAAGGCTTCAACACCTCAGTGGATGATCAAGTCTCAGATAAGCACGTTCATTTCAACCATTCAAGCTACACATATGGCAACAGTTATTCCCTAATATCCAATCCTGCTCTGGAAAGCAGTGGGAGGCCCAGTGCATACAGCCACCATTACTCAGGTGGAAGTTACCCTGCTGGCTACCTCAGTTGCTATTCCAACAGCCGCCCTCTAATTAAGAAGCGGCTATACGTGTCAGAGCCTGATGGATCATATGACAGACAAGCCATTTCTGCTCGCAGCATAAATACACCCAGTTCTTACAGCCACAATACAGTGACATACAATTCCCAATTTATGGAAGGGATGCGCCGGAACTCTACTCACCGGAACAGCAATGCACAGGGCAGGAGGCTGTCCCTGGAAGCACCTGCGAAAATAGTGACTTACAATAACGCGGCCAATGACGTCAAGTATAAAGGGCAAAATGGAGAGTATTCCACCAGTACTGGCAG ACCTTCCCATGGAAATCTAGTGTTTGGTGGGACTGCAAATACATTTACTGTCAGACCTGGAACAAGACAGCCTATTTCTTACACCTATCAAGGAGGTCTTCGATAA